Within Agarivorans litoreus, the genomic segment GCCTTTAATTGAACAAACCGAGCAACAATTTAGCGCCGCCCAACAACAGCAAACACGTTTAAACATTAGTGTTGATTGTCATGCTTGTTTTCAATGGTTATTACCGGCTTTGCAGCGGTTTCAGCAAACTTGGCCAGAGGTAAATAGCCATTTTTGCCAAGACAAAAACTATAACGGCCTGCCCTTGTTACAACGTGGTGAAGCTGACATTCTGCTAACGTCTGAAGTAAGCCCAGAGGCGCAAATCCATTTTGAGCCTTTATTTGAATATGAAATGGTGCTTATTTGCCCACCTCAACACCGCTTAAGCAGCCAAGCGACCGTAACAGCCTCCCAGTTAAGCCAAGAAACCATCATTAGTTACCCGGTAACGCCACAACGCTTAGACTTATATCGTTACATTCTTCAACCCAGCCAAGTAGCTGTAAAACAATGGAAACACGCCGATAACCCAGCCATGTTACTGCAAATGGTCGCAGCAGGAATGGGAGTGGCAGCGATGCCTTATTGGGCTGTAGAGCATTATGCGCAGCAACAATTTGTGCACTTATTGTCGTTTGAACAGGCTTTATGGCGCCCCATGTACGCAGCCTTTAGTAAAAACGCTCAATCAAGTACAGTGCTAAAAGATTTTGTTGAACATATTTTGCAACAAGCACTCAGCCAACTAAAAGGCGGCAGAGCACTAAGCT encodes:
- a CDS encoding LysR substrate-binding domain-containing protein, which produces MLEIKHLRCIQAIAASSSLKSAAAKLFITDSALSHQLKDLEQRINSQLVLRKQQPLQLTQHGQQLLNLAQQVLPLIEQTEQQFSAAQQQQTRLNISVDCHACFQWLLPALQRFQQTWPEVNSHFCQDKNYNGLPLLQRGEADILLTSEVSPEAQIHFEPLFEYEMVLICPPQHRLSSQATVTASQLSQETIISYPVTPQRLDLYRYILQPSQVAVKQWKHADNPAMLLQMVAAGMGVAAMPYWAVEHYAQQQFVHLLSFEQALWRPMYAAFSKNAQSSTVLKDFVEHILQQALSQLKGGRALSFKHK